Part of the Blastocatellia bacterium genome is shown below.
CGCAGCCAGTGGAGATAACTGAGTGCCTCGGTCGTCGCCTGGCGATAGGTCTCGCTCGTCGTGTTGAAGATTCGCTCAATCAGCGTCGGCTGATTGGCGCCGGGCCAGTGAATCTCACGAAAGAGCCAATTCTGAAGGTGAGCGTAGACGATCTCATGAGGATCGTTCGCGTCTCCCTTTCCTTTGGATTTGAGGAAAGCCAGCGCTTGCCCCAATCCGTTGGTGAGAATCATCACTGGCAG
Proteins encoded:
- the cmr5 gene encoding type III-B CRISPR module-associated protein Cmr5, giving the protein MASTASFQQTKEQQRAKAAWADVQAVDQKSADVKRKYRGLVLKLPVMILTNGLGQALAFLKSKGKGDANDPHEIVYAHLQNWLFREIHWPGANQPTLIERIFNTTSETYRQATTEALSYLHWLR